The genomic DNA ACAGTTGCTCACTCTCCGGAGTCCTTATCGAACTCGAAAATCCCACGACTCCCGAGCGTTGAGAAGTTTCATTGAAGGAATACGTGCAAAGAGAAAAGCCAGATTCCCTTACTACATCTCCCTCCAGCTCTCCGACTCCCGAATTTTGCAAAACTTCGTGTGGAATCTCCGTACACGGGTCGAAAAGCTCGAAATTTGGATCAGCCGGATCAAATTCCCCCAATGGCGGCAGGACGCCGGATGATTTCCCCGTCCCCGTGGCGCCGGCCTCCCCCGAGTGGCCGGCGCCATCCGCATCCTTCTCGTCAGGGGTGAGTGCCGATTCCCCCCGATCGTCGTCCGCATCATCCCCCGGATCACCGTTGGCTCCCCCTGCACCGTCGGCCGAACTATTGCCGCCAGATACATCCACTTTCGTGGTTTCCTCTGACGCGCTCCTCGTACCGATGTCCGCAACGCAGCTGCTCAACATAACGATGCTGCTGACCATCAACGTTGCTACGGTGACCTGACGCTTCACAACAATCCTTCGCGCACTCACTTTCTGACGAGAGGAACAGGATGAGTGAAACAGAGAACTTTTCACTTCGTATCTCCCGTTCCGGTTCACAGCATGCATGATCCTCTAAGAATTTTCTACGCAACCACGAAGGTTAACGACAATTTAACAAAACTATTTGTCCCATACGCCACATCCATAACGGGCAAAAGGCGAAGTTTCCTGCTCATTAGCTGTGCTATACCTGAGACGGATTTGTCGACCAACCCAAGACTAAAC from Corynebacterium tuberculostearicum includes the following:
- a CDS encoding DUF3558 family protein produces the protein MKRQVTVATLMVSSIVMLSSCVADIGTRSASEETTKVDVSGGNSSADGAGGANGDPGDDADDDRGESALTPDEKDADGAGHSGEAGATGTGKSSGVLPPLGEFDPADPNFELFDPCTEIPHEVLQNSGVGELEGDVVRESGFSLCTYSFNETSQRSGVVGFSSSIRTPESEQLLELKKSHSDEKLLPVEFVKNGLFDDMFCTGGVQTERGYITVSHSGYGFESNLQEKCSKVEQIMVQLL